In Erpetoichthys calabaricus chromosome 4, fErpCal1.3, whole genome shotgun sequence, one genomic interval encodes:
- the LOC114641230 gene encoding olfactory receptor 1496-like, with protein MNNGSVIVSEFVLYCSINLDQKTITVCALTFIYLLSLFGNLLVILVILWNPQLHAPMYIYIMALAIIDLANSTVLIPKMISVVLLDFSVVPYGACMLQMFVILHVEEMESLLLTFMAVDRYIAVIYPLRYPSIITNKTACIGIFILNIFGLIFKSPFVFFATELSFCHSNILPYCFCDYATMVHVACTEDPKYLKFLSAVVITTGIFPLALILFSYCRIALAALKISSVEGKKKVFSTCLTHLLVVGLFYIPLLSSYILPGAGVKLSTEAYNTMVIVGNVVPPMVNPIIYSFRNKEIKSCILRLFKGTRAAPSHTIG; from the coding sequence ATGAATAACGGCAGTGTTATTGTGTCTGAATTTGTCCTTTACTGTAGCATTAACTTGGATCAGAAGACCATCACAGTCTGTGCACTCACTTTCATCTACCTGCTGTCCCTATTTGGGAACCTGCTGGTAATTCTCGTAATATTATGGAATCCTCAGCTCCATGCCCCGATGTATATATACATCATGGCCCTAGCAATCATAGATTTGGCTAACAGCACTGTTCTTATCCCAAAAATGATCTCTGTCGTGCTGCTGGACTTCTCAGTGGTGCCCTATGGAGCCTGTatgctacagatgtttgtgatacTACATGTAGAAGAAATGGAATCTCTTCTTTTGACATTCATGGCAGTAGACCGTTATATAGCAGTGATCTATCCTCTACGATATCCATCAATCATCACAAACAAAACTGCGTGCATTGGCATCTTCATTCTGAATATCTTTGGCTTGATCTTCAAGTCGCCCTTTGTGTTTTTTGCCACTGaactttcattctgccacagtaatATTCTCCCTTATTGTTTCTGTGATTACGCTACAATGGTTCACGTTGCCTGTACCGAAGATCCCAAGTACTTGAAGTTTCTGTCTGCTGTTGTCATAACCACTGGCATTTTCCCGTTGGCACTCATACTCTTTTCATACTGTAGGATTGCTCTGGCTGCATTAAAAATCTCTTCAGTGGAAGGGAAAAAGAAAGTTTTCAGCACTTGTCTTACCCATCTGCTAGTGGTTGGGCTTTTTTATATCCCACTTCTGTCATCTTACATATTACCGGGAGCAGGAGTTAAGCTGTCCACTGAAGCCTACAATACCATGGTCATTGTTGGCAATGTGGTGCCACCGATGGTAAATCCCATAATCTACAGTTTCCGGAACAAGGAGATAAAAAGCTGCATTCTTCGACTTTTCAAAGGAACCAGAGCAGCTCCTTCACACACCATCGGCTAA
- the LOC114641228 gene encoding olfactory receptor 1496-like: protein MANGSITVSEFVLQCTINSDQSLLTISILIIVYLLSLFGNLLVILVILWNHQLHAPMYFYIVALAVIDLSNSTILIPKMISVLMLDTAVPYGACVLQMFVILHVEEMESFVLTFMAVDRFIAVIYPLRYPSIITNKTVGVGLFILNAFGLIFKSPFIFFATELSFCRTNVLPYCFCDYATMVHVACTDDPKYLKFLTAVVMSAGMFPMFFILFTYARIALAALKISSAEGKSKVFSTCLTHLLVVGLFYIPLLSSYALPGAGVKLSTETYNTMVIVGNVLPPMVNPIIYSFRNKEIKSCIHQLLTGKRTSPLLNDK from the coding sequence ATGGCCAATGGCAGCATTACTGTGTCTGAATTTGTATTACAATGCACCATCAACTCAGATCAAAGTCTGCTCACCATTTCCATACTTATAATAGTCTACCTTCTGTCTCTGTTTGGGAATCTGCTGGTAATCTTGGTAATATTATGGAACCATCAGCTCCATGCCCCAATGTACTTTTACATTGTTGCCTTAGCCGTCATCGACTTGTCCAACAGTACAATCCTCATTCCTAAAATGATCTCTGTCCTGATGCTTGACACTGCAGTGCCTTATGGCGCATGTGTGCTACAGATGTTTGTAATATTGCATGTCGAAGAAATGGAatcttttgttttgacttttatgGCTGTTGATCGCTTTATAGCTGTGATCTATCCATTAAGGTACCCATCAATCATAACAAATAAAACGGTAGGTGTGGGACTCTTCATACTCAATGCTTTTGGACTGATTTTCAAGTCGCCATTCATATTTTTTGCTACTGAACTTTCATTCTGTCGCACTAATGTATTGCCCTATTGCTTCTGTGATTATGCTACTATGGTCCATGTTGCCTGTACTGATGATCCAAAATACCTGAAATTTTTGACAGCTGTAGTAATGTCAGCAGGTATGTTCCCAatgtttttcatcctcttcacctATGCAAGGATTGCTTTGGCGGCACTGAAGATCTCCTCAGCAGAGGGTAAAAGCAAAGTCTTCAGCACTTGTCTCACTCATCTACTAGTAGTTGGGCTCTTTTATATCCCACTTCTCTCATCGTATGCTCTACCAGGAGCAGGAGTGAAATTGTCCACAGAAACTTACAACACCATGGTTATTGTCGGTAATGTGTTACCACCTATGGTCAATCCCATTATTTACAGTTTCAGGAATAAGGAGATAAAAAGCTGCATTCATCAACTTCTCACAGGAAAGAGAACATCTCCTCTACTCAATGACAAGTAG